The following is a genomic window from Bubalus bubalis isolate 160015118507 breed Murrah chromosome 6, NDDB_SH_1, whole genome shotgun sequence.
ctcaaaactttgatatagttccacATATTTTGGCCTCTAGGATTACTGCTGGTAATCTAGAAAGTTTATTATCTTAGATTTAGAAAAAACTGAATGAGGCTTGAAagttctaatccaattctgagaatataaagcaATACTAtgttgttaaaaaaacaaacaaacagggagTTAAATtgtgatacattattattaactgaaatacagattttgttcaaatttcacacaaaatgcatatatatatgctatacttTATTTGGCAGGAAGGTAATTATAAGACAAACTAAAATTTTATGCAACGTATTTATTGATATGATCATTATAGCATGGTGCATCTTAATTCCTGTtagaaaatatacttttgaaataatcatatgaagCACTTATTTGTACCAAATCCAAAGGTAGGGATATTAAGCCTGTTTTTCCAAGTTTCACAAAGGGCCAaatgaaaatacagtttaaataataataataataataataataataaaagagtgTAGCAGAACCAGAACTCAGAGATGGAGTCCTGGAGCTCCTTTTTCTTGTCTTCCCTTTTGACCCCTACTTTCTCACCCTTCAGTTCTCCACATCCTGACAGTGGTAGAAGAGTTCCAAAACACTGCATACATACTCTCTGGGCCACTCCTAATCTCCAGCCAATATCTCATTTCTTTGCAGAGTCTCCTCCCAAAGTGCGACTGGTGAGAGGTCCCCATCGCTGTGAAGGGCGGGTGGAAGTGGAACGGAATGGCGAGTGGGGCACTGTGTGTGACAACGGCTGGAACATGAAAGACGTGGAAGTGGTGTGCCGGGAGCTGGGCTGTGGAGCAGCCAAGGGGATACCCAGTGGTAATTTGTATAAGCCACTggcagatgaaaaacaaaaaatcttcatCCAAGGCGTCAACTGCAATGGGACAGAAGATGAATTGATTGAATGTGACCAGCTGGAAGAAGTTTTTGATTGCTCCCACAGCGAGGATGCAGGGGCAATATGTGAGAGTGAGTATGGCAGGACTCAAAGACTGTATGCCAACTGCCCATACCCCGCATGACCACTCTTTGTCCTCTTTATCTTTATTCTCCACCATGAACTAATGGTTAACTGATTCCTGTCCTTCACTTCCCACCCTTTCTCAACTGTGGACCCTGGAGACAAACATATCCTCATCTAGAACTGTTACTCCTCCTTGGTTGAgcagtggcactagtgataaagaacccgcctgccaatgcagagacttaaagagacgtgggttcagtccctgggtggggaggatcccctggaggagggcacagcaacccactccactattcttgcctggagaatccaatggacaaagcagtttggtgggctacagtccatagggtcacacagagttggacatgactgaagtgacttagcacgcacacttGATTGACCTAATGGTTTTGTCTTAGTTTCAATCTTAGTTTTTCTTAGTTTCAATCTATCCAAGAACCTGATTCTCttcttcacacacacaaacatgcacagaTCTAATAAACACTAAACATTTGTATGTAAAGCTCAGTTGGAGTTATGGGGAAGAAATGAGCTTCCAAAATATAATGTAAGTTTTTCAGTTCTCAAGGAGTCTATCGTCTAGTTAGGTAGACAGGAGATGCTCATAGGAAACCAACACACAacaactgtgtatatatatatgtatgcatgagtgcatgctcagtcgcttcagttgtgtctgactctttgtgaccctatggactgtagtctgccagtctcctgtgtccatgggatgctctgtgcaagaatactggagtgggttgccatgccctcctccagggcatcttttccACTCAAGAATTGAACCCTGccaggtctcctgagtctcctgcattgcaggtggattctgtacccactgaaccacctgggaagccaatacacacacacacacacaacaattgTATACATATAATTCCTGTAATTCTTTATTCCATTCATATATTTGTTGTGTATGCATTAATAATTTTCTGCGTGTCTATCTACTTTTCCATTAGACTGTGATTTGCCTAAGGGATTAGCCTATGTTTCTCTTTGTTATCCCACAGTTTGTTATCAGACAAACAGTCACCAAATGTTTATGCCCGATTCTGAGGTCTCATTCTTATTTCTGAGAAAGATTCAGAGTTAGGAGCCCCCTTATGTGGGAAGGCTGTTTTCTTGCAGGGAGCAGAAACTTAATCTTTCTTTTCCCACAGTTCCAGAGATCGTGAGGCTGGTTGGTGGCCCTGGGCGCTGCAAGGGGCGCTTGGAGGTGAAGCACCAAAAGCAATGGGGCACCGTGTGCAAAGCAGGCTGGAATCTCTCAGCTACAAAGGTGGTGTGCCGGCAACTGGGGTGTGGGAAGGCCACACTGACCAAAAGATGCTGTAACAAGGATACCCAGGGCCAAGGACTCATCTGGCTGAGCAATGTATCATGCTCAGGACGGGAAGAAGACCTTCAACACTGCCTTTCTGGGCTTGAGAGGTGTAATAACTGCACCCATGATGAGGATACATGGGTTGAATGTGAAGGTAATGCCTACAAGTCCAGTGACTAGGTTTATTCATGAATTTGATTAAATAGAGTTCTATTCAATCAGTGTTTATAAAGAACtactctggtagctcagctggtaaagaatctgactacaatacaggagaccctggtttgattcctgggtctgtaagatcccctggagatggataggctacctacttcagtattcttgggcttccctggtgtgtcagatggtaaagaatctgcccacaatgtgtaagacctgggttcaatccctgggttgcgaatatcccctggaggaagtcagggcaacccagtccagtattcttgcctggagaatcctcatggacagaggagcagagtcaaacaggactgagtgactaagctcagCACTCATGCATCAAATAACCATGGAAAAGCTATTTAATTGTGCTGCTCATcaattctcttgtttttaaaatgtagctaATGATACTTGCCTTTGTACATGAAAATGCTTTAAGCAGtattaagtgctgctgctgctgcattgcttcagtcgtgtccaactctgtgcgaccccatagatggcagccaaccaggcttcccctccctgggattctccaggcaagaacactggagtgggttgccatttccttctccaatgcatgaaagtgaaaagtgaaagtgaagtccctcagttgtgtccgactctagcgaccccatgaactgcaacctaccaggctcctctgtccatgggattttctaggcaaaagtactggagagggtaccattgccttctctggtattaAGTGCtagattaatataaaatattattatattgaaTTGTATATAATAGGGATAGGACACACAATTCCATGTACTTGTTGaactcttcaattaaaaaaaaaactactagaaaGTCATTCATAAGTATTAGACTTTTATAAACTAGATGGGAAAGTAAAAGGTCTTATTTAAGAAACAGACCTGGGACACATGGATTGGAAACTAGAACAAGGGCTATTATCACAGAAGTGCAGGCAGGTAGAGAGCTTCAGAAGTGTTGATGGGATTTGAATGAGGATGTagatgatgttttttttttccttctttccatgcCCCACTCCATCCCCTGACCCTGCAGATCCCTTTAAATTGAGGCTGGTAAATGGAGACACCAGCTGCTCTGGGCGACTGGAGGTGCTGCACAAGGGCATATGGGGCTCTGTCTGTGATGACGGCTGGGCGAAAAAGGAGGAGCAGGTGGTATGCCAGCAACTGGGCTGTGGAAAGCCAATCTTTGTACCTGCCAAAGCGCGGAAAAAGTTTGTCCCTGGAGATGGGCGCATCTGGCTAGATGATGTCCATTGCAAAGGGGAAGAGCAGTCCCTGGAGCAGTGTCAGCATAGGTCCTGGGGGTATCATGACTGCAACCACAAGGAAGATGTGGTCGTATTCTGCTTGGGTAAGCTCCGTAGATTGAACCCTTGGGGACTGGCATGGAGGGAGGTGAAGAAGCAGGTGGTGGGGTGTGAACTCTGAGGGTAAGTGTTATTCTACTAGTGCTGCGCAGCTGCCCATAATAGTTAGCTACTTTGTGTTACTTCAAGGGATTACTTGAGACTCCTAGTCATGGATAGAATGataataatagtttaaaaatccCATACATACAGTTATTGCATGTGAGAACAAAAGAGGTTTTGAAAATTATTGAATTGACACCTTTATATTAAATCTGAAGAGAGTAAGAGTCAGAGAAAAGAAGCAACTTTCCAAAATCATAGAAATTGTTTTCAAATGATGGAGCAGAACTAAAATGACCAGTCTTGGCTCAGCTCAGGATTAGTTGACTTAGAGGACCCCAGGCCTCAAACTGTAAGTTAGAACTGTAGGAGATGGTCCCACCTCCTTCTACCTATTGTCACTACCCAGATTTTAAATTGATCTGTGGGAATGGGGCTAGGGGAGGGGGCTCTTTGTGAATATCCATGAAAGTGTCTTTTCAGAGAAGCCAGGATTCCAGCTGTAAATTGTAGACCTCACtctattgttgggcttcccttgtggctcagctggtaaagaatctgcctgcaatgtgggagacctgggtttgatcccgggatggcaagatcccctggagaacggaaaggctacccactccagtattctggcctatggaattccatggacagtatagtccatggggtctcaaagagttggacaccactgagcgactttaactttcacttcacagcagAGTAAAGGCAGAAAACTTGTCCCCATATGAGTCAGGAAATGCAAAGTATAGCCCCTGGGTGGCTGACTCAAGAGAGTCACAACTCTGAAGCCCAGCTTTGTAATAGTGTGGGATGTGGCATGCAGGGCTGCCTGGTTACATACTCAGGGAATAGTGTAAGAGCTGAGAGATGATCAAAAATATGAAGAGCAGCTAGTGCCCAGAAAAGGAGGGCTTTAGTGATGGAAGACTAGTGTTTGAGTCTTGAGCCTGCCATTCTGAGGCTGGTTAATCTTAGCTAGTCAAAAGGAGATACTTGCTCCATTTCTCTCAAAGAGTTTTGTGATTGTGGAGGGTGAGAAGTACTAAAATAAGTGAATTTGGTTTGTGACTCACATGGGAGCTGGTTGAATATGTCTAGGGCACTGAAGTAGATTCTGACGTGGTTCACATCAGTGTGAGATAGGTATGTGATTAGGATCTGGGAGGGTCTCCCTTTCCTATTCTGGGAACCAGTCTTTTTTCTTGACCTCTTTAAGCTTGAATGAAATAATCCCTTCTTGACATGTCCCCATCCTTACTGTACATTCTTCTTCTCTTTACAGAAGGGCAGCCTGACATTTGATGTTCGGCCTGACTCTGGCAGGGCCTGAGTGTCCTTTGCTTTCTCCTGGTCTCAAATGGCTTAGTGCAAGCCCTGGGCCTGCAGGCTCAGCTCTCACTCCCTCAGCCCCTCAGCAAGAATCTGAACACTCTGCTCTCAGAGCCAAGCACCCCCATCACCTCCTGGAGATATGAGTTGTTGAATTCTCTCTTGCCAAGGAAGATGACCTCCCAGTCACCTGCTCTTCACTGCTGACCCTCTGGCATTGATTCTGGCCCCCCCTGCTTCTTTTTAACCAGCCTGGGATCCCCAGGTCTGTTCCTTTGACCACTACAGGACATTTCTAAGACCAAACCTACATGTCTGTAAAGAACATGAAAGGAAGGAGACAACAAAAGGAACATTTGAAGGGGAATATGGGTAAATAATGAGATGAAACTTGAGGGAAAGCTCCTTGAATGCTTTTTCTCAAGCCTTCAACACTTTTTCTTAACCTTCAACAATTAACATCTCACTATTCTCCTGTGGTCTGATAGAAACAGACACATTCTTTCAAGAGCAGAGCAGTATCCTGTAATCCTAGACCTTTTCATGACACTTGGAAAAGAAATATCATACCCTTTGAATGCCCATAATAAAATACCCTTGTTGACTATCCATATACAACTTGCCAACATGGTGTGCATTTAACAAGAATCccacaaatgtattttaatttcccCAGTAAAAATGTATGGACCTGCGactggaagggaaaggaagagatgCAGAAAGAATTTGGGGGAATCCATCGTTGTGCCTCATGCCAATCGGATGATATCATTTTAATTATGTCAATTCAGATTTTAGGGTCTGTAAGTCTGATGCAAGACAGAATGATACTAAGGAGAGAATCATGGCTTGGTTCTACAAACTGACAACTTCAGGCTCTGAGACTGAGTTGAGTACCTGTTATGTGTCTGCATTTATGCTTGCTAATAAAGTAGATGTTAAACAGTCTCAAGAGTTGCCTCTCTGTGTGGTATGCTCTTTCTACCCAAGGGGAAAGCAGGTGCGTCAGTTTTACAGGGGTGGCCTTTCAGGTAGGATTAGCTAGAAGAGAACCTGCTGGAAGGTGCAGTCATGTGTGTAATACAGCTCTCTCCTCTGGATGGAGAACTTTCTCCCTATTTCCTATCATGGGAAAAATAGAGAAACTTAGCTTCATAAAAGAGAAGAAGATGACCTAACAGACACTTTGGTATCGATCATGTCTACTCAAAGAGATTTTGCCTCTGTTTGATCAGTTATCTCAGGTCTTCCTGATTTTCCTCACAGATTAGTATCATGTTCCCTAAACCATGTAATAtcaattgggttggccaaaagttcatttgggttttcccataacatcttatggacaaatctgaatgaactttttgaccaacccagcaGAATCTAGAGACCTGCTGAACTGCCTTGATTGAGTCATTGAAAAGCTCTTTTATCCTAAGTAGAGTAGAACAAGGTTGGAATTTCACAAAAGAAACtttgatttccttttaattttacattaaaatttctgTAGTAAAATTCTAGCCAGTAAGACACCTGAGAACCAATCAGATAAAAGCAACAGCTGTTGGAGGAGGCCAACTGATCcaaaaaagcaagaaggcaagaCATGACAGAAGCCTAAAAGGTAGTCTTAGAGGTCTAATAAGAATGTGTCATTAAAGAGGAAATTGAGAAGCTGAAGGACAAGGTTGACAGTAGCCTGCTAGCACAGTCCAGGAGAAAAGTGTCTCCTGACCCGAGAATATGGCTGTTTATCTTGATTTCCAAAGTGGACATGTGTAAAATTAGTGTATCAGAGCCTGAAGAAATTAGCATAGTGACAATGACTGAGTGCTCACAAACAGTCATGTGTGTTTCTTCTTCCTGGACATGCCGTGAGTCTATCCCAGGTTTGTCTTACTAGAAGATACCCCAGCCAGattcctgcccctgccctggcAAGGCAGTGGAGTAAagtggagctctgcattcaatgAAAATGTTACCCCTTGAGTATTTTAGGAGTTGCCAGTTGGCATGTGCATTATTCCCGAAGAACCTGTCCTGTAACTGGCATCTCCTGACCCTTGCCCCATTCTAGATTCTAGCAACTCCCAAACTGCTCCTCATGCACATGCTCACTACACATTCCTACAGGAGTCCTGGGCAGCAGTGGGCCTCCAGGCCTGTGGAGCTGGAGCCACACACCAAGCATCTACTTAATCTCCAGTAGGGAGGGAGACTCTTTTCTCCTGGACTGGAAATTTACCCTGAGGCTGCAGCTGCAAATTGGCCACACTCAGTCCCCATTTGAACTTGTTTCCTGGTGGTCCTAGGCTCCTCCAGCTACCAGGGCTGCAAGGGGTCCTTTTATCTAGGTGGGACCATTCTCACAGCGGAAATGATGCCACTTCACATCAAGGCAGGTAACAACAGTCTGCCTTCTCCATGCTGTTTCTCTTCCTAACTGACTTGTTAGAGAAGACCCCAaggttctcagttcagtttagtggcTCTCACTTGTGGGTTCAGTCCCACCCAGCTCTAAAGGCAATTCTATATAAGATAGGTGCACGTTAAAATCCTTGTCCCAGTACAAGTGCCAGGAATGAGTCTTTCTGGAAAAATAGCCTATCCCATTATTATGGTTGTGGGTGCCTGATTGACTTAGTATTCTATTAGCTGTTCAGATTGTCTTTTCATAATGCAAACCCCAGATAGACAGAATACTTACTTCCTGCCAGGTTTTTCTCTTAGAGGCCCTAAAGCCCCACTCTGAGTACTCTAGTGAAGACTCAGAGAGGgtccctccttcaagggatctttgcaacccagggattgaatgtacatctcttatgtttctggcattggcaggtgagttctttaccactagcacaacctggaaAGCCTTCTAAAATGCATATGGTCCTtcattttgtgtgtctgtgtgtgtgtccttagcataatgttctttCTGGCCAAAacagcttcctttttctttcttcatgctCTTGACTCTGTTAATAAAATACTATAGTCTGGAAAaaactttcatctttatttttctctccttttttttcacttaattttccaTATGAGTTGGGGAGAAATATAACTCAGTCTTGAAGCTTGAGCTCTCGGGTGGATTTGTCTGCCCAAAGGATATATGAAGTCTTTTCTCCTTCATGTGTGATCAGTAGGGCACGTGTGACTCCTGAAGAATAAAGATAAATGTATAGGTTCTTGGATCCCAATTGCAACCTAATGTAGATTCCAGTAAAGCTAATATTCTGAGCCTTTTCTGAATTCTGTGTCTGTTACTGCATCATTTCAGAATCTGCAGAAGGTAGAATGTGAGTAATAAGCATTTACAAAGCTATTTATAACTTTTCATCATCCGGGTCCTACTAATACTTTTATATCATctagtgtttttaaaattcaacatcagtGTCTCCTGACATCTGACCACCACACAGTCTGTGATTCAGTCATTCCATAATAGTTCTTATTGCG
Proteins encoded in this region:
- the CD5L gene encoding CD5 antigen-like isoform X2; its protein translation is MALFFFLIFAFCTGPGLLESPPKVRLVRGPHRCEGRVEVERNGEWGTVCDDGWNMKDVEVVCRELGCGVAKGTPNGNLYKPLADEKQKIFIQDVNCNGTEDELIECDQLEDVFDCSHSEDAGAICEKSPPKVRLVRGPHRCEGRVEVERNGEWGTVCDNGWNMKDVEVVCRELGCGAAKGIPSGNLYKPLADEKQKIFIQGVNCNGTEDELIECDQLEEVFDCSHSEDAGAICEIPEIVRLVGGPGRCKGRLEVKHQKQWGTVCKAGWNLSATKVVCRQLGCGKATLTKRCCNKDTQGQGLIWLSNVSCSGREEDLQHCLSGLERCNNCTHDEDTWVECEDPFKLRLVNGDTSCSGRLEVLHKGIWGSVCDDGWAKKEEQVVCQQLGCGKPIFVPAKARKKFVPGDGRIWLDDVHCKGEEQSLEQCQHRSWGYHDCNHKEDVVVFCLEGQPDI
- the CD5L gene encoding CD5 antigen-like isoform X4, encoding MALFFFLIFAFCTGPGLLESPPKVRLVRGPHRCEGRVEVERNGEWGTVCDDGWNMKDVEVVCRELGCGVAKGTPNGNLYKPLADEKQKIFIQDVNCNGTEDELIECDQLEDVFDCSHSEDAGAICEIPEIVRLVGGPGRCKGRLEVKHQKQWGTVCKAGWNLSATKVVCRQLGCGKATLTKRCCNKDTQGQGLIWLSNVSCSGREEDLQHCLSGLERCNNCTHDEDTWVECEDPFKLRLVNGDTSCSGRLEVLHKGIWGSVCDDGWAKKEEQVVCQQLGCGKPIFVPAKARKKFVPGDGRIWLDDVHCKGEEQSLEQCQHRSWGYHDCNHKEDVVVFCLEGQPDI
- the CD5L gene encoding CD5 antigen-like isoform X3, translated to MALFFFLIFAFCTGPGLLESPPKVRLVRGPHRCEGRVEVERNGEWGTVCDDGWNMKDVEVVCRELGCGVAKGTPNGNLYKPLADEKQKIFIQDVNCNGTEDELIECDQLEDVFDCSHSEDAGAICEKSPPKVRLVRGPHRCEGRVEVERNGEWGTVCDNGWNMKDVEVVCRELGCGAAKGIPSGNLYKPLADEKQKIFIQGVNCNGTEDELIECDQLEEVFDCSHSEDAGAICEIPEIVRLVGGPGRCKGRLEVKHQKQWGTVCKAGWNLSATKVVCRQLGCGKATLTKRCCNKDTQGQGLIWLSNVSCSGREEDLQHCLSGLERCNNCTHDEDTWVECEDPFKLRLVNGDTSCSGRLEVLHKGIWGSVCDDGWAKKEEQVVCQQLGCGKPIFVPAKARKKFVPGDGRIWLDDVHCKGEEQSLEQCQHRSWGYHDCNHKEDVVVFCLEGQPDI